One genomic window of Anthonomus grandis grandis chromosome 3, icAntGran1.3, whole genome shotgun sequence includes the following:
- the LOC126734011 gene encoding carboxypeptidase N subunit 2-like, with amino-acid sequence MINLKFLIFSVLCLSVIVAGTSNDSLCSNDIYDKKCLCKKFTNEVTHLPTSQANCNGLGLTQFPSFSQLPEDITSLDLSMNGISVLEYSNASLSGTLQKLVLSYNEICDINDDFFEGFSKLRYLDLSNNNLTAITNAHIFFKLKDLSYLDLSYNKFKELPSKIFESLINLKRLSLSYNPLGSFLSSKAVLSEVLGISSNLSQLNLNNMGLTELHPDYFGTFKILKHIELQDNAFNTIPSLPYSMEYLDFSGNNLSYISAKYLNYHSLKTLRLSRMPSLVSVHHYAFYNLQSLETLVLTDCPNLNEFTELAFGLASKTMDIHPKTLNLARNGLSALNFSYAHMFRKMQHIDLRHNPWDCSCDLLWMQEFGAEFFKGEEIRCATPQHLRRKSLLKITHLDVPDCFPEIYGKMSHRITIVILMTTVIFLIGLIFYLIRYPKSWISPERIGLGPNSPYSPAPQDSSV; translated from the exons atgattaatttaaaatttcttattttttctgtGTTGTGCCTTAGTGTCATAGTTGCTGGGACTTCGAATGACAGTTTGTGCTCTAATGAcatttatgataaaaaatgtttgtgtAAAAAGTTTACCAATGAGGTGACACACCTTCCAACATCGCAAGCTAATTGTAATGGGTTGGGCCTTACTCAGTTTCCCAGTTTTTCTCAATTACCAGAAGATATAACTTCACTTGATTTATCAATGAACGGCATAAGCGTTCTGGAATATTCCAATGCATCCTTAAGTGGCACTTTACAGAAGCTCGTTCTCTCTTACAATGAAATTTGTGATATCAACGATGACTTTTTTGAGGGTTTTTCAAAACTGAGGTACTTGGatcttagtaataataatttaacagcaATAACTAatgcacatattttttttaaattgaaagacCTCAGTTATTTAGACTTAagctataataaatttaaagaattaccAAGTAAGATCTTTGAGAGCTTAATTAACTTGAAAAGGCTTAGTTTAAGCTATAACCCTCTAGGATCTTTTTTGAGCTCCAAAGCTGTTTTATCTGAAGTATTGGGCATTTCTTCCAATTTATCGCAACTTAATCTTAATAATATGGGATTAACGGAACTACATCCAGACTATTTTGGGACGTTTAAAATACTGAAGCACATTGAACTTCAAGACAATGCATTTAATACAATACCTAGTTTACCATATTCCATGgaatatttggatttttctgGCAATAATTTGAGTTACATATCAgcaaagtatttaaattatcattcCCTAAAAACACTGAGATTAAGCAGAATGCCTAGTTTGGTTTCGGTACACCATTACGCCTTTTACAATTTACAGAGTTTGGAAACTTTAGTATTAACAGACTGCCCCAACCTAAATGAATTTACTGAACTCGCTTTTGGACTGGCTTCAAAAACTATGGATATTCATCCAAAAACATTAAACTTGGCGCGAAATGGCCTTAGTGCATTAAACTTCAGTTATGCTCACATGTTTAGGAAGATGCAGCATATTGATTTGAGGCATAATCCATGGGATTGTTCCTGTGACTTACTTTGGATGCAAGAGTTCGGTGCTGAATTTTTTAAAGGCGAAGAAATAAG gtgtGCAACGCCTCAACATCTAAGACGAAAAAGCTTGTTAAAAATTACGCATTTGGACGTGCCGGACTGTTTTCCAGAAATATATGGCAAAATGTCGCATCGCATCACTATTGTAATTTTGATGACTACGGTCATTTTTCTTATAGGTTTGATATTCTACCTCATAAGATATCCCAAAAGCTGGATTAGTCCAGAACGCATTGGTTTGGGCCCCAATTCACCTTACAGTCCTGCTCCGCAAGACTCTAgcgtctaa